A segment of the Populus nigra chromosome 12, ddPopNigr1.1, whole genome shotgun sequence genome:
TCTTGTTTAAAAGGTCATCACttagtattatgatcactaaaaatcctaactggtcaacaaatATTCTATGGTACGAGACTGATTgtgttaaatgaaaaatactatCACCCCTAAAACATTTTACCTAAGGTCAACTACAttactggttttgtcttaaattgctaagggTCTATTTAGTTATATTATCGATGGTCTGCCTACAATATTCTTGATTTTAGTGTCagtgaatatttaattaaaaattcttaTAACTCTAGCATTGGTAAGAATTACATGAAGGAAATGTATGAAATTTCTAACTTTGACATTAGTGAATATTGGgcttaaaataatttctaattcCAGTcctaatatttctaattttagcGTTAGTGAATATAAAGAGTATTTCCAATTCTGACATCGatgaatataaatattcttgACTCTAGTATAATTGAATATTGAGATGATTATCCAATTTTGGTATTGATGGATATCAATCCAAGAAGGTATTCTCGACTCTGAcgtcaatgaataaaaaaatattcgaattgaattttttttatttttcttgaaaatttagaaattgtgttattattttttaatgttcaagAGTGTTATAAATCAATTTACCTCAAACATAGATaacaaatacttttttatttagaagGACAATGTTGAtggttttgctttttaaaaaatttggttaTGTTCCCAACCAGCCTTTTAATTTAGGTCAAGttccaattaattttataaacatgttataaattcaaaaaatgttttcaaatatttttgtacatttttttttgtaggaatgctaaaaaaaagttagaatatatttagtatgaaaaaaaaactaaaaccaaatttatttttttgtgcaatgttaaaaacattcaagaattttttttttttttagtaatctTGGGCATgcgatttaaaaagaaagaatttttttaattgtttttttttccttacatgaCCATTAAAtcaaaaagggaaagaaataaCTGTTAAGAAAATGACCCACATGACTTTAATCAGGAACACAAAAGCAAAATGAAGGACCAAACTCATGCAAGAGATTCAAAGCTATGtcaatggaattaaaaaaacgtGCCTAGACTCTCcatttctggattttttttttaaaaaaaaacttaacattcCATTGTCATTCTTAGCGATTCAAATCTTCCCACAcggtgtttatttttatttttaaaaaattcttttaaaaaattttaaattttaaaaagtacaaGTACATCATGGTAGGTATCAAAGAAATGAGAACACCTTATAAACCCAAAACAAGAGCGTTGGACTCTGCGGTAGCTATTATGTTAACAGCTGTGGTTTGGCTCATGAGACCCCCTAAAATTGAGATTTAATCGCAGGTTCGGTGAAGCAATTTTTTCATCCTTCTCATCCTGCTCCTGTTGTGTTTTTGTGCAGTGAAGAGTGAaactccactgttcacatgaacagtggAGTTACTTTTCACTATTCCAGCCGGACTAGGTCTGGTCCAAAACTAAATGAGTCCGatctggttaaaaaaataataattttaattttttttaattgtgttttatttgaaaaattagaagaagatcctttaatgacgtaacatttgtagaatttgatcgcaatcccaattttgttcttaCCGGGTCcgacccaattaaaaaaaatcaattttatttttatttttattttaattgtgttttattcaagaaattagaaggtgatcgcttgatgacgtagcattagcagaatttgatcacaatctcaattttgtttttgatgatattttacctgatgttgttgttcgcttaagaaaccatgaaaaatatagtccttgttggatagatttcgtacgtgatgaaattgcacatagtttaaaggaacaaaaaaaaatatttgatatcaatattatttatttcataatgtaataacagtagttagatatacaatatttaaattaaaaaccatcaatattaatatatattagttattttataaccttaatttgaaaagcattttttaaccaaatacattaaactattttttgttcaacctcaatttcaattacaattttaatcaaacatatatttttctaaatcaacctcaactaaaaatattttttataaagtaatttttttcaaatcacaattataacagctaccacaataccatacatagaaaactagaaaaacaataCGCTCTGGAAACAAAGGAAATCCTCAGGACACTCTCCCAAGCACTAACCTTTTGCCcatatgtatatgtataaaCCTTTGTGTATATAaagataacacaaaaaaaaacaaacaagaagaagtagaagatgAGACACACCTATCTTTTCAtgagaaagatgaagaagacCCCGTTTGGCACTACGGCAGTAGTAGGAAGCAAACATTGAAAATCAGTATTTGGTTAATGCAAACcacattttttttcacatgaatCCCACCTAAAAACTGAGGTCGAAACTCAATTTATGAGAAGTAAGTTTTATCTGCTTCTCCTACGTTCTTCTCCTGTGGAGAGTTTCTtcactgttcacatgaacagtggAGACCGGACCCGGTTTAAAGctataaaaatacattgaaccaGGTCCGAtccagtaaattttttttaattgtgttttattcgaaaaactagtgtttcacattattcaataacactatataaattaaaaggagatcgcttgatgacgtaatatttgtagaatttgatcgcaatcccaattttatttctgatgatattttacttgatattGTTGCGTGCTTACAAAACCAATGAAATTGTAGTCCTTGTTGGATGTATTTCATacatgatggaattgtagatagtttaatagaacaataaaaaatattttatattaggtattttcatttcatgatataatagcagtagttaaatctacaatatttaaattaaaaaccattaatatatatatatatatattaaaattattttataacctcaatttgaaaagcattcttaactaaacacattaaactactttttgttcgacctcaatttcaaccacagttttaaccaaatatctattttttcaaaccaacctcaactaaaagtagtttttataaaacaacctttttcaaatcataacagttactgcaataccaaacacaagaacatgtttatttattgaGTGATATAATGAGTAGCACTAACACACAggtatcaaaaagaaaagagccacaagaaaaataagttatttctATATTTAACTAACAAAAACATGCCCTTATTTCATTGTTAAGCATACTACAAAGAAAAAGCTTCAAATCCAACACAAGTTATTCTGTCAAATTATTGATCGAAGACATGAAATTgtaataatcttataaaaaataaattaaaataagttataaaGACAAATTCTTAATAAACTCAAGTTAtcttattaaattgaaaatcgagatcataaaactataataatttaaaaaaataaattaaaataaattataaaattaaattcttatcCAATTCAATTATGATAACATCGCATGGAAttacttgaaaataatttattttttattttccatctgTAATACTGTTGTTGTCCATCACTTTTGTATCCCGCGCATCAAACAATTTCCTTCTGTTTATgatatatatgagaaaaaaaagaatccattttaactatatttcattttctttactcggaaataaaaattcaaatgcaAAGCAGATAATCAACATTTCCTAAAAGTAGGTTTCAACTTCGTTACACAAACCTCTGGAAAAGTAACCTGTGTAATAAATACCTTTGACAGACGACAAAGTTTGGTTACTGTCggatacaataaatataaaaatatatttatttgaaaagataaagataaaaatataaaaataaatttatttttaaaataaatttttatatttttaaaataaaaagtatacaGACGACAATGTcttgagataatatttattatttctaaattattcttataaaaaattctcaattctaaatttttcaattaaaacatgtaatattaaaaatgattattatcataattttaaaacccaatttGAAAATTGATCTAAGGTAAAGCCCTAGTCACTCGTTGAGGCCTGGGTCATCGATCGGGTTAATTAAAGtaaatgtaagaataaaaatgattattattataattttaaaactcaatttgagAGTCGACTTAAGGTAAGGCTCGGGTAACGAGTGAGGTTGATCATTGATTCCGGGTCAATGTAGAGacaaaaatggttattatcataattttaaaacccgaaTAGAGTATTGACCAGGGGTAAGGCCCGAATCATGTGTCAAAAGGGTTAACCTAGGTTGACCTaggtcaatataaaataaaattggttattatcatagtttttaaacttgattCAAATGTCAGATGAGGGCAAGACTTGTGTCACAGATCAGAAAGGTCAATCTGGGTTGACCTGAgttaatgtaaggataaaagatgttattatcataattttaaaacccgtcTCGAAAGTCGATCGGGGCAAGGTCCAAGTCACAAGTCGAAAGGGTCAACAcaagttgactcgagtcaacatatggataaaaataattattatcatagttttaaaacccgatttGAGATTTACTCAAGGAAATGTTTAGGTCACGAGTCAAGATAGTTAACCTGACtggcctaatttttttttaaaaaaatcaaaacaagctTATTTTGaccaattttgttttcaaaatagtcAACGAGTTCTTGACTTTTGTTTTATCCCGGCTTAACTTAAGTTTTTGATAGGGTCATGTCGAGTCAATtattcctctattttttcttaaactcagACTAGTCTAGGCCCGGGATCAACTTGTCAAGTCAATCATAGTTTTATAATTaggattattataaaattatcaatttccactctcaatataaactaatgtaaaaataataatatctaattattttttaaaaatatatatgtttgacaataatatatattaagagtaaaaataaatattttattttattttattttatccaccATAATCAAATAAGatatataaacaattattttgttttataaatcacTATCAAATACAatcctttcttgttttttttttttttttttatcttgtctcCATTATCCCTGTCTTTACTGTTCTAGAATCATAACCAATCGCTATCTAAGGACACTTGTATATTTTCGTAACCACACAAACCTTagatttattcaatttctttggtttttttaaatcttaaagttaatatctaataaaatctattaaattatCTTGAATATACTAAATTGATATCATCATCTTTAAAACCATTTTAGAAATATAgttttgattaatatataaattaattaaaaaacatctatatatcaaataaaaaaattatcattaattttagggccataaaaaaaatatagctcaattagttaagttttaaatttattttctagaaattattagtttgaatttcataaatctattaattttagaatctaaaaatttaatcgagatatatataaattatagaaattctatcttaataatatatatatatatataaacatcatGAAAGGAGTAACTTACAAAGAGGGAAGAGAGAGAGTGGAACTACTTTCGTACGAGTGGCCTAACCACTGGAGACAGGAACACCAACCCAAATAACTTGGTTCTCGTCTCTCCTTCTtaaattctctttctttttataaaactacCTTCGTTTTGGTTCTAACTTCAACTACTTGAGTTGTGTTGTGTTTACTTCTTCTGCTCTGTCACTTCTCTACATACAATATCTATATGTCTCTCTgatttgaaagagaagaagaaacaaaaaataaaaacaaaataaaaacacccACATTACATCACATTCTCTTACACAATGTCAGCATTTTAGCATTTACAACACAACCCACATcccattcaaagaaaaaaaaaacacagtctTTCTATCTGCTCTTCTGCTATCCTACCATCAACTCGGCCTACAACATGTCTTCCAAAACCAGGTAAGAATAAGATCtgattattttttcccttttagttGCTGTTCTTACTTCAATGGGTGTTgcgaatttaaattttgattccaAATATGGGATTTTCGTTCTTGATTATGTGATTACTGGGTTTGATCTGCTAGGGGGTTTTGAATTCAAAGTgcatatccttttcttttcttctttttgtgtcACTCTACTTTTTCACTGCAACTGGAGTTTCCCTCTTTATCAATTTTGGATTTTGAGTTAACATTTGAAGTGGGTTTCGCTTCATTTATTTGTCTTAATCCTGATCTTTGcttcattattattttcttgtgatttaGTTTCTTTCTTATTTGGATCTGTTCATTTAGCATTTCTGCCGCAAAagttaacatttgatttatgtaTCTTTATATCTATGCTGGTGGATAAGTTTGATCTAAGTGTGGACTAATATAATTGTTGATTTATGTTTCCCAAATTTGGCGTAGATCCATCTTAATTTTGATTggggttgaattttttttttatgtatgtctTGAATTTTGTGTTTAATATATAGTGGGTTTTTATGTGATAGTGTAATGGCGGTACTTTAAATCTTGAACAGATCTGGTTTGTCTGAAACTCCTAGCAAACCATCACCAGCAACTCCTAGAGTTAGTAAACTGAGCCGAGGAGTGGCTAAATCAGAGTCTGATTCACCATCTCCTTTGCAAAGTTCACGTCTTTCAGTTGACCGATCACCGCGATCCATTAACTCAAAGCCCACAATTGATCGACGGGCACCAAAGGTCACTAGTGCTACACCCCCTGAAGTAAGTGTGAATAAATGCAACAATTTTTTCTTGGTTCATCTTTGACGTTTTATGGCATGTTTGATTCTGCTTTCAAATATGTGTTTGGTTTCTGGAAGAAGGAACTTTTGGGGTACATTGTTTTCAATGGATATCGTTTCCTTGTAACAAAAATGAAAGCATGGGAAAAACTGATTCGTGAAGTTTCTTGAATTGGATATGTTTCCTTATGGGGAAACTATGAATGCTAGTATTGAGAAATTGGATGTTAGAGCATGTTTCTTGTGCCATTTCAGTTAATGCTTTTTGATGTAAAGGGAAGTTTGTGGAAATGGAGCTGATGTGTCCTAgctatgttttattttgaatggaaAGTGAAATTTTTGCTTTCCTGCATTTATTGATTGAATGAATTTGGTTATCAGAAACCAAAGACACGAGTGGTGAAGGGTTCAGAGTTGCAGGCTCAATTGAATGCTGTTCAGGAAGATTTAAAGAAAGCAAGGGAACAGATagaatttattgaaaaagagAGGGCACAAGCAATTGATGAACTGAAACAGGCACAGAAAGCTGCTGAGGATGCAAATGAGAAGCTTCAAGAAGCTTTGGTGGCGCAAAAGCGAGCCGAGGAGAATTCTGAGATTGAGAAGTTCCGAGCTGTTGAGTTGGAACAGGCTGGGATTGAGGATGCCCAGAAGAAGGAAGAGGAATGGCAGAAAGAGCTTGAAGCTGTAAGAAGCCAACATGCTTTGGATGTTACCGCCCTTCTCTCTACCACTCAGGAGCTTCAAAGGTTGAAACAAGAACTGGCTATGATTACTGATGCAAAGAACCAGGCACTGAGCCACGCTGATGACGCAACTAAGATTGCTGAGATTCATGCAGAGAAGGTGGAGATGCTTTCATCTGAGTTGACCCGGTTGAATGTATTACTTGATTCAAAGCTTGAAACAGAGGCCATTGAAAGCAACAAGATAGTGTTGCAGCTTAATGAGGAGATAGATTCATTGAAACAACAGCTTGAGAAATCTGAAGATTTTGAGGATAAGTTGATTGAAAGAGAGGCTTTCATAGAACAGCTCAATGTTGAGCTTGAAGCTGCCAAGATGGCTGAATCTTATGCATGTAACTTGGTAGAGGAGTGGAAAAACAGGGTTGAGGAATTAGAGATGCAAGCTGAGGAAGCAAATAAGTTGGAGAGATCTGCATCGGAGTCATTAGGTTCAGTCATGAAACAACTAGAAGCAAACAATGATTTATTGCATGATGCGGAAACTGAAATTGCTGCTCTTAAAGAGAAGGTTGGGTTGCTGGAAATGACAATTAGAAGACAGAAAGGGGATCTTGAAGAATCAGAACATTCTCTTGGCATGGTAAAGGAAGAAGCATCGGTCATGGTAAAAAAGGTCGAGTCTCTGATGTCTGAGTTGGAAACTGTGAAGGAGGAGAAAGCCCAGGCTTTGAACAATGAGAAGCTTGCAGCTTCTAGTGTTCAAAGTCTgttagaagagaaaaacaaacttaTAACTGAGTTGGAGAATTCCAGAGATGAGGAGGAAAAGAGCAAGAAGGCAATGGAGAGTTTAGCTTCAGCCTTACATGAAGTTTCTGCGGAAGCAAGGGAAGCCAAAGAAAGGCTGGTATCCAATCAAGTGGAGCATGAAAACTATGAAACCCAAATAGAAGACTTGAGATTGGTCCTAAAGGCAactaatgaaaaatatgaaactgTGCTTGATGATGCAAAACATGAGATTGATCTTCTTAGAAACActgttgaagaatccaagaatCAATTTCAGAACTCCAAGGCTGAatgggataaaaaagaaaaaaatctggagAATTCTTTAAGGAAatcagaagaagaaaactcCTCGCTGGAAAAAGAAATAGATAGGTTAGTGAATTTGCTGACACACACTGAGGAAGAAGCTTGTGGAATGAGGGATGAAGAAGCTCATTTGAAGGATAGCCTGAAGGAAGTAGAAGCTGAGGTGATTTCTTTGCAGGAAGCTCTTGGGGAAGCAAGGGTTGAGAGCATGAAACTAAAAGAGAGTTTATTGGACaaagaaaatgagtttcagAACATTTTTCAGGAAAATGAAGAGCTCCGGACTAAGGAAGCTTCCTCGCATAAGAAGGTCGAGGAGTTATCTAAGTTGCTTGAGGAAGCTATGGCTAAAAAGCAAGTGGAGGAAAATGGTGAGCTCACAGATAGTGAAAAGGACTATGATTTGCTTCCCAAGGTGGTTGAGTTCTCTGAAGAAAATGGACATGTGAGAGAAGAGAAGCCCACAATGGAGCTTCCACTACAGCTATCCAATGAGCTGAACACGGAAAATGCACAGGAACATATTAATGGCCCGACAAACAAGGCTGCTCAGATGGATGCACACAAACTTGAGAATGTGAATGGAAATCCAAAGGAAGATGAGAGCAAAGAGAAGGAGGATGATTCTGTGGAGGATGAATTTAAGATGTGGGAGAGCTGCaagattgaaaagaaagagTTTTCACCAGAAAGAGAAACGGAGCATGAATCCTCCTTCGAGGACGAAGTGGACTCCAAGGTGGATGGTGGTGAGAGCTTTGATCAAATAAATGGTTTATCTTCAACAGAGAATGTTGATGATGGTGGAAGCTCGCCTTCAAAGCAGCAgcaacagaagaagaagaagccttTGCTCCGCAAGTTTAGTAACCTACTCAAGAAGAAGGGAACTGGCAACCAGAAGTAGGGGGGCGGTAACCAGTTATGGCCTGACAAGTGCCCTATTTAGCAGGCAGGTATATTTGATAATATCCTTCAACTGATTGTTtactttgttgtttttgcttCAGATTTTCAGATAGGTTTATAAGGAAGAGGTTTGTATTATCATTTGTTTTCCcctcatttgatttgattacaCGTAGGGGTGTATCTTGCATGTCATGGAGATTTTTTCTTTCCCCTTGCTCTTGTCTAAATTCATGCAAAGGAGTGGTGTATAATTGGTATTTTAATGTGCTTTCGTGATTTTACATTAAGAAAAGTTTATTGTTAATTGTTGGTGAAAATGTAGGATTAAATTGATTCGGACGGAAATTGTTCTTTATGAATATCCCTTTCTTCTGTCACAAAAAATTTCACTATTTTCAGAGGTGACAACTCTTCAGAACAGCCAGTTGAAGTATTATAAGTTTCTTTGAGTAAACTGAAGTGGCTTTTAGCAATGCATGAGCTAAACAGGGATTGATAATAACTCAATGGTAGGTATTTAGCATGAGGTAAAGCAGGAACTTGTTGCCTCCATATTTACATGTACTTGGAAATGCCAAATTGCCCAGAATTTACAGAGAGATCGGGTGTGCTCGCTTGAGCTTGCAAAGGGGACTTGCCAATGGCTGTGTCCTGAGCAAAGAGATGATTCGTGGAAAATGGTCTGAATTACTGATTCAAACACCTGTGGAAGTCTTTCAATGTCTCCTTGACAGTAACCTCAAAATAAAATGACCCGGAAATGTCTAATTGTAGgcaaggagagagagagtgcTCCGCTGCATGGGAGCCTACTTTTTAGCGAGGTGGTCTGAGAAATGCAGAGCAAGATCTCCTCCTGTTTTATCAAATTGTTCTTCACTAATTGGCTTGGTTTCTGCGGCCTGCAATAATTTACCTAAACATTAAAATGTGATGGTGTTTCACTGTCTCGACAATAGACTTGGATGTGATGGCACTTCACTCTCTTTGTACGAAAATGAAGCACCTTAACATAATCTAAGTCTATGAACAATGAAGTATCATCACCTGACACATAACTCAAGTCTTTTATTGTGTTTAGCTCGCTTCTttcttactttctttctttcttttttgtttttcaaattggtccttcatttttttcccccttttgaTATGAATTTTTTAGCCTAATTGTACAATTAGATGAAGTTTTCAATTCAATTAGAAATCAACTAGTATACTAAAAAAAGTTAGGGTTTTCCCACCTCCTTCAATGTTGAGGTGGACCttctatctttcaatttttttttttttatctttggatTGAatacattttgaatttttttaatattttattgattttaaattagtttttataatttattttaattttttttatatgaggttatt
Coding sequences within it:
- the LOC133670104 gene encoding WEB family protein At3g02930, chloroplastic-like, whose amino-acid sequence is MSSKTRSGLSETPSKPSPATPRVSKLSRGVAKSESDSPSPLQSSRLSVDRSPRSINSKPTIDRRAPKVTSATPPEKPKTRVVKGSELQAQLNAVQEDLKKAREQIEFIEKERAQAIDELKQAQKAAEDANEKLQEALVAQKRAEENSEIEKFRAVELEQAGIEDAQKKEEEWQKELEAVRSQHALDVTALLSTTQELQRLKQELAMITDAKNQALSHADDATKIAEIHAEKVEMLSSELTRLNVLLDSKLETEAIESNKIVLQLNEEIDSLKQQLEKSEDFEDKLIEREAFIEQLNVELEAAKMAESYACNLVEEWKNRVEELEMQAEEANKLERSASESLGSVMKQLEANNDLLHDAETEIAALKEKVGLLEMTIRRQKGDLEESEHSLGMVKEEASVMVKKVESLMSELETVKEEKAQALNNEKLAASSVQSLLEEKNKLITELENSRDEEEKSKKAMESLASALHEVSAEAREAKERLVSNQVEHENYETQIEDLRLVLKATNEKYETVLDDAKHEIDLLRNTVEESKNQFQNSKAEWDKKEKNLENSLRKSEEENSSLEKEIDRLVNLLTHTEEEACGMRDEEAHLKDSLKEVEAEVISLQEALGEARVESMKLKESLLDKENEFQNIFQENEELRTKEASSHKKVEELSKLLEEAMAKKQVEENGELTDSEKDYDLLPKVVEFSEENGHVREEKPTMELPLQLSNELNTENAQEHINGPTNKAAQMDAHKLENVNGNPKEDESKEKEDDSVEDEFKMWESCKIEKKEFSPERETEHESSFEDEVDSKVDGGESFDQINGLSSTENVDDGGSSPSKQQQQKKKKPLLRKFSNLLKKKGTGNQK